One Nostoc punctiforme PCC 73102 DNA window includes the following coding sequences:
- a CDS encoding Uma2 family endonuclease, with protein sequence MTQTRVRLWNVDEYHRMLETGIITADERVELIDGQVIPMSAKNPPMQRQRCVRLIISRER encoded by the coding sequence ATGACACAAACTAGAGTGCGCTTGTGGAATGTAGATGAATATCACCGGATGCTTGAGACGGGTATTATTACAGCCGATGAACGGGTAGAACTGATTGATGGGCAAGTTATCCCCATGAGTGCGAAAAATCCCCCCATGCAGCGACAACGCTGTGTGCGTCTGATTATCTCAAGAGAGCGCTAG
- a CDS encoding Uma2 family endonuclease, whose protein sequence is MQDPIQLSQYSEPEPDIAVVRIDARKYIDRHPAPNEIFLLIEVADTTLDTDRKQKAPLYAKAGIADYWILDVNQRQVFVLGEPLLQGYNQQLILQDYTTLSLIAFPEIEVQINQLFP, encoded by the coding sequence GTGCAAGATCCCATTCAGTTAAGCCAATACTCGGAACCTGAACCAGATATTGCCGTTGTCCGCATTGATGCGCGAAAGTACATCGATCGTCATCCTGCACCCAATGAAATCTTTTTATTGATTGAGGTAGCAGATACAACGCTAGACACCGATCGCAAACAGAAAGCACCTTTATATGCTAAGGCAGGAATTGCTGACTACTGGATTTTGGATGTGAATCAGCGTCAGGTTTTTGTTTTGGGCGAACCACTTTTGCAAGGCTACAATCAACAATTGATTTTGCAGGACTATACAACGTTATCCTTGATTGCATTTCCAGAAATTGAAGTTCAGATTAATCAACTGTTTCCATAA
- a CDS encoding M48 family metallopeptidase, which yields MPTYTGISSEAFRHPLDRQAEQALRNLPGFDLIARKFVEFIYERPQLVYLMGNTIQVGPRQYSTIYQMFRECVRDLDIYPEPALFVSQDPQANSYALGQENPYIVINTGILDLLDEAEIRAVLAHELGHIKCGHTILIQMAMWAMSAASALGELTFDLGNLVTQGLIYAFFEWRRKAELSSDRAALLVMDDLNPVMSTMMKLSGGSHKYANECSLQEFIKQSENYQALDEDGLNQIYKFLIYNGAQGTMLSHPFPVERLHYLRAWAVSEEYQQIRRGNYQRSPASGSVNVKAESAANETETLRRQIEELQREIDRMKRSE from the coding sequence ATGCCAACTTACACAGGAATTTCCAGCGAAGCCTTCAGGCATCCACTAGATCGCCAAGCCGAGCAAGCTTTACGAAATTTACCGGGATTTGATTTAATCGCTCGTAAATTTGTGGAATTTATCTACGAACGCCCTCAATTAGTCTATCTAATGGGTAACACCATCCAAGTCGGGCCGCGTCAGTATTCCACTATTTACCAGATGTTTCGGGAATGCGTCCGAGATTTGGACATTTACCCAGAACCCGCGCTGTTTGTCTCGCAAGATCCCCAAGCTAATAGCTATGCGCTGGGGCAAGAGAATCCTTACATAGTCATAAATACAGGGATACTGGACTTACTAGACGAAGCTGAGATTCGGGCGGTGCTAGCCCATGAACTGGGGCATATTAAATGTGGTCATACTATTTTAATTCAAATGGCGATGTGGGCGATGAGTGCTGCTTCTGCCTTGGGCGAATTGACCTTTGACCTCGGTAATCTTGTAACACAAGGCTTGATTTACGCCTTTTTTGAGTGGCGGCGCAAAGCCGAGTTATCGTCAGATCGCGCCGCATTACTGGTGATGGATGACTTGAATCCGGTAATGTCAACCATGATGAAACTCTCTGGCGGTAGTCACAAATATGCCAATGAATGTAGTTTACAAGAGTTTATCAAGCAGTCAGAAAATTATCAGGCACTGGATGAAGATGGACTGAATCAGATATATAAATTTTTGATATACAATGGCGCTCAGGGTACGATGTTGAGTCATCCTTTCCCAGTGGAACGGCTGCATTACTTACGGGCGTGGGCAGTATCCGAAGAATATCAGCAAATTCGCCGAGGAAATTATCAGCGATCGCCTGCTTCTGGCTCGGTAAATGTTAAAGCAGAATCTGCCGCAAATGAAACAGAAACTTTGCGCCGTCAAATTGAAGAATTACAACGCGAAATCGACAGAATGAAAAGGTCTGAGTAG
- a CDS encoding helicase C-terminal domain-containing protein yields MIEAEVHLSLHNFLRSQAGFPSWPHHLTMARLVARALRLGRSALIQVGAVCGYQGRYRTSFVASALMWHGPVIIVAQEPVQQLLLRIEIPRLQQWLPANKSIRTGDAWPDAEFQGLLLTSPEAWLRGQFAGGDRFPQGIPTIIDGVDDLEDWVRHQLTQDIQPHDWDELILACPNQAEAISEARIQLTHELFQHPVNPYHCYLISQPEIEILSRLCLALESVPSLPEPWKQFWQQFQTLDENLSPPASPAPPPLFWATIAHRQGLFSLHYAPMELREILLPLWQRQPVVLIGSAIEPETEAPLFRQRLGLEDLTCLKFSSESQAEAIQLYVPYKLPLPNTPEFQAAFIHKVRTLVCLSATAPGLTVVLVGDVPLKAQVATILASEFGSRVQVEKTCLDENGILISGWEFWREHQRVLPAPHLLIIATLPLPSLENPLVAGRVALYKRSHQDWFRLYLLPAALNELQRAIAPVRESQGIVALLDSRVVNRSYGAQILTALSPLARINYLDPSLFSNTDEENSA; encoded by the coding sequence GTGATTGAGGCAGAAGTTCATTTGTCACTACATAACTTTTTGCGATCGCAAGCGGGGTTCCCTTCCTGGCCCCATCATTTGACGATGGCACGGTTGGTAGCACGCGCCTTGCGCCTGGGACGTAGTGCCCTAATTCAAGTAGGAGCGGTTTGTGGCTATCAAGGGCGGTATCGCACTAGTTTTGTAGCATCAGCCCTAATGTGGCACGGCCCTGTAATTATTGTTGCTCAAGAACCAGTGCAGCAACTTCTGCTGCGGATAGAAATTCCGCGTCTACAGCAGTGGCTACCAGCCAATAAATCAATTAGAACAGGTGACGCTTGGCCTGATGCTGAGTTCCAAGGGCTACTTTTAACCTCTCCAGAAGCTTGGTTAAGAGGACAATTTGCTGGTGGCGATCGCTTTCCCCAAGGCATCCCCACAATTATTGATGGGGTAGACGATCTCGAAGATTGGGTACGTCATCAACTTACCCAAGATATTCAACCCCATGATTGGGACGAACTCATATTGGCTTGTCCAAATCAAGCTGAGGCAATTAGCGAAGCACGGATACAACTGACGCACGAACTTTTTCAGCATCCTGTTAATCCATATCACTGCTATCTAATTTCCCAGCCAGAAATAGAGATTTTAAGCCGTCTTTGTTTAGCTTTAGAGTCAGTACCATCACTACCAGAACCGTGGAAACAATTCTGGCAACAATTTCAAACCCTTGATGAAAATCTTTCCCCCCCTGCCTCCCCTGCTCCCCCTCCCCTCTTCTGGGCGACCATAGCCCATAGACAAGGTTTATTTTCTTTGCACTATGCCCCAATGGAATTAAGAGAAATCCTCTTACCCTTATGGCAGCGACAACCAGTAGTTTTGATTGGCAGTGCCATAGAACCAGAAACAGAGGCTCCTCTTTTTCGACAGCGCCTTGGTTTGGAAGATTTAACTTGTCTAAAATTCTCCTCGGAGAGTCAAGCGGAAGCAATTCAACTTTATGTACCCTATAAATTGCCTCTACCTAACACGCCAGAATTTCAAGCGGCATTTATTCACAAAGTCCGCACACTGGTTTGTCTGAGTGCTACAGCACCAGGATTAACGGTTGTTTTGGTGGGAGATGTACCACTCAAGGCTCAAGTGGCGACAATTTTGGCTTCAGAGTTTGGTTCGCGGGTGCAGGTAGAAAAAACTTGTTTAGATGAAAATGGTATTTTGATTAGTGGTTGGGAATTTTGGCGAGAACATCAACGAGTTTTGCCAGCACCCCATTTGTTAATTATTGCTACTTTGCCTTTGCCATCTTTAGAAAATCCGCTTGTAGCTGGTAGGGTAGCTCTTTATAAGCGATCGCATCAAGATTGGTTTCGTTTATATTTATTGCCAGCAGCCTTGAATGAATTACAAAGAGCGATCGCGCCAGTCCGAGAAAGTCAAGGCATTGTTGCTTTACTTGACAGTCGTGTAGTTAATCGTAGCTACGGCGCTCAAATTCTTACTGCCTTAAGCCCTCTGGCACGTATTAACTATCTCGACCCAAGTTTGTTTTCTAATACCGATGAGGAAAATTCCGCTTAA
- a CDS encoding DUF2839 domain-containing protein, producing the protein MGEAKRRKTTQGETYGQETRILPWVPITKTQAEQFVSWTTRGAWIGIGLMVVGWATIRFIGPAFGWWQVVS; encoded by the coding sequence ATGGGTGAAGCAAAGCGTCGTAAAACCACACAGGGGGAAACATACGGTCAAGAGACTCGCATCTTGCCTTGGGTTCCCATCACAAAAACTCAAGCTGAACAATTTGTCAGTTGGACTACTCGCGGTGCCTGGATAGGCATTGGCCTTATGGTTGTAGGATGGGCAACTATCCGTTTTATTGGCCCAGCCTTCGGTTGGTGGCAAGTAGTCTCATAA
- a CDS encoding DUF565 domain-containing protein, translated as MQNTRLNNLLDAIATRLGQWFLNPWRRLSLLIISFLFGFFLGNAVSTTAGQRAELDIVVAGFLVVLTEVTSRIFYSQSFFTRRSLFVDSLNLLKVGFTYSLFLEAFKLGS; from the coding sequence ATGCAAAACACTCGTCTGAATAACTTGTTGGATGCCATTGCTACACGCTTGGGGCAATGGTTTTTAAATCCTTGGCGGCGATTATCGTTGCTGATAATTAGTTTTTTGTTTGGTTTTTTTCTGGGAAACGCAGTTTCCACTACAGCTGGTCAACGGGCAGAATTAGACATTGTGGTAGCTGGTTTTTTAGTTGTGTTAACTGAAGTTACTAGTAGAATATTTTACAGTCAGAGCTTTTTTACTAGGCGATCGCTCTTTGTAGACTCACTAAATCTCCTCAAAGTTGGTTTCACCTACAGCCTGTTTCTCGAAGCCTTTAAGCTGGGATCGTGA
- the psaC gene encoding photosystem I iron-sulfur center protein PsaC gives MSHTVKIYDTCIGCTQCVRACPTDVLEMVPWDGCKAAQIASSPRTEDCVGCKRCETACPTDFLSIRVYLGAETTRSMGLAY, from the coding sequence ATGTCTCATACCGTAAAAATCTACGATACCTGCATTGGCTGCACCCAATGCGTCCGCGCTTGCCCTACTGATGTACTTGAGATGGTTCCTTGGGATGGCTGTAAAGCTGCTCAAATTGCCTCTTCACCCCGTACAGAAGACTGCGTGGGCTGTAAGCGCTGCGAAACCGCTTGTCCCACCGACTTTTTGAGCATCCGGGTTTACCTGGGCGCTGAAACAACTCGCAGTATGGGTCTGGCTTACTAA
- the glmS gene encoding glutamine--fructose-6-phosphate transaminase (isomerizing) — translation MCGIVGYIGTQAATDILLAGLEKLEYRGYDSAGIATVWEGEVNCVRAKGKLHNLRSKLEQIEAPAQIGIGHTRWATHGKPEEYNAHPHLDTAKRVAVVQNGIIENYRDLREELKAKGHQFVSETDTEVIPHLIAEFLKNISPSSSSSPFLEAVRQAVNHLHGAFAIAVISADYPDELIVVRQQAPLVIGFGQGEFFCASDTPAIVAYTRAVLPLENGEIARLTPLGVEIYNFAGDRLKKQPRLLNFNPAMVEKQGFKHFMLKEIHEQPGVVRASLDAYFNPAESTESPINLGLPADLYNDLEQIQILACGTSWHAALIGKYLIEQLAEISTQVHYASEYRYAPSPVTANTLIIGVTQSGETADTLAALTMEKERRQGREPKYQARLLGITNRPESSLGHLVPHVISTLAGIEIGVAATKTFTAQLMAFYALALDLAARRQTVSKDTLDKIINGLRQIPKEIEATLESQERLTEQLAHEFAETQDFIFVGRGINFPIALEGALKLKEISYIHAEGYPAGEMKHGPIALLDAKVPVVAIAIPGSVYEKVISNAQEAKARDSRLIGVTPVNDGEAAEIFNDLLPISHVEELLSPILTVVPLQLLAYHIAARRGLDVDQPRNLAKSVTVE, via the coding sequence ATGTGCGGAATCGTTGGATATATAGGCACTCAAGCGGCGACAGACATTTTATTGGCTGGGCTGGAAAAACTAGAGTACAGGGGCTACGATTCTGCTGGAATCGCCACTGTTTGGGAAGGTGAAGTTAATTGTGTACGGGCAAAGGGCAAACTGCATAACCTACGCTCTAAACTAGAACAAATAGAAGCTCCTGCCCAGATTGGTATTGGTCACACTCGGTGGGCAACTCATGGTAAGCCAGAAGAATACAACGCCCATCCCCATTTAGATACGGCAAAGCGAGTGGCGGTGGTGCAAAATGGCATTATCGAAAATTACCGCGACTTACGCGAAGAACTCAAAGCAAAAGGACACCAGTTCGTTTCTGAAACTGATACTGAAGTAATTCCCCATCTCATAGCCGAATTTTTAAAGAATATTTCCCCCTCATCTTCCTCATCTCCCTTCTTGGAGGCAGTTCGCCAAGCTGTTAACCACTTACATGGGGCATTTGCGATCGCAGTTATTTCTGCTGACTACCCCGATGAATTGATTGTTGTCCGTCAACAAGCGCCTTTGGTAATTGGTTTTGGGCAAGGGGAATTCTTTTGTGCATCTGACACGCCAGCGATCGTTGCCTACACCCGTGCGGTGCTACCTTTAGAAAATGGCGAAATTGCCCGTCTCACTCCTTTAGGCGTTGAGATTTACAATTTTGCTGGCGATAGGTTGAAAAAACAACCCCGGCTGCTTAACTTCAATCCTGCAATGGTAGAAAAGCAGGGATTCAAACACTTCATGCTCAAAGAAATTCATGAGCAACCAGGAGTAGTAAGAGCTAGTTTAGATGCTTACTTTAATCCAGCCGAATCTACCGAATCGCCAATCAATCTTGGTTTACCTGCGGATTTATACAACGATTTAGAACAAATTCAGATCCTCGCCTGTGGTACCAGTTGGCACGCAGCATTAATCGGAAAATATTTAATCGAACAATTAGCAGAAATTTCAACTCAAGTACATTACGCTTCTGAATATCGCTATGCACCATCACCCGTGACGGCTAACACGTTGATTATCGGTGTTACCCAATCAGGCGAAACAGCCGATACTCTAGCAGCTTTGACGATGGAAAAAGAACGTCGCCAAGGGAGAGAACCTAAATATCAAGCGCGACTACTGGGTATTACTAATCGCCCCGAAAGCAGCCTTGGTCATCTAGTGCCCCATGTCATCAGTACCTTAGCGGGAATTGAAATTGGGGTAGCGGCGACAAAAACTTTTACTGCTCAACTGATGGCATTTTATGCTTTGGCATTGGATTTAGCCGCCCGTCGTCAGACCGTTTCAAAAGACACATTAGATAAAATTATTAACGGGTTGCGGCAGATTCCCAAAGAAATTGAGGCAACTTTGGAAAGTCAGGAACGTTTAACTGAACAGCTAGCCCATGAATTCGCCGAAACCCAAGATTTCATTTTTGTGGGAAGAGGAATTAACTTCCCTATTGCTTTAGAAGGGGCGTTGAAATTAAAAGAAATCAGCTATATTCACGCCGAAGGTTATCCGGCTGGAGAGATGAAGCATGGCCCGATCGCACTTTTAGATGCGAAAGTACCAGTAGTTGCGATCGCAATTCCTGGTAGTGTGTACGAAAAGGTTATTTCTAATGCCCAGGAAGCCAAAGCTAGAGATTCTCGCTTAATTGGCGTGACTCCTGTCAACGATGGCGAAGCTGCGGAAATCTTTAACGATCTTCTTCCCATCTCTCATGTAGAAGAATTACTTTCTCCGATTTTGACAGTAGTTCCCCTGCAATTATTGGCTTATCACATTGCCGCCCGTCGCGGTTTGGATGTCGATCAGCCTCGTAACCTTGCTAAAAGTGTTACTGTAGAATAG
- a CDS encoding AIPR family protein, producing the protein MSEIHLRQIKSYLQKTFNGLIDLSDYQNKSETDRELIFLTRSLAAFTLMVLADISPQEASKSIIDGGQDNGIDSLYFDRREKIMYVLQSKWKQDSKGSVKTDEVMKFTRGFKDLVNARYDRFNSKFNNKTLDIEEALNDAGTRFEIILVYSGQTPLADEPKRELDDLLGEMNDSSDIVSMRVYNQANIYNIISQGASGNPINLDVCLFEWGQTKEPYQSYYGQVSAREVADWWTKHSPKLFSSNIRLFVKDSEVNEGIINTLKKEPEKFWYYNNGITALCSSIGKKPLGGSGRDTGIFECKDVKVVNGAQTVGSIARAYQNSPEQVEKARVLIRFISLENCPEEFATEITRFNNTQNRIDRREFVALDPDQERIKNELHLEGIIYTYKSGESIPDGEKGFDLNEATISRACKQNEVSFATRVKDKIGVLWEDIEKPPYKTLFNRSVNGSNLWKLVQILRVVENKLSEVQKQRDGREKLFATHSNRLILHLVYKALPENFFSISSDLTPVQIDDIQSMTSEFLGSIMSESSNLFPTSYPANIFRNVTKCQEIVEKILN; encoded by the coding sequence ATGAGTGAAATCCACCTACGTCAAATAAAGTCATACCTTCAAAAAACATTTAATGGTTTGATTGACTTATCAGATTACCAAAATAAATCTGAAACAGACAGAGAGTTAATTTTTTTAACAAGAAGTCTAGCTGCATTTACTTTGATGGTTTTAGCTGATATCTCTCCTCAAGAAGCATCAAAGTCGATAATTGATGGTGGACAGGATAATGGAATAGATTCGCTTTATTTTGACAGGCGAGAAAAAATAATGTATGTATTACAGTCAAAATGGAAGCAAGACAGTAAAGGTAGTGTTAAAACAGATGAGGTAATGAAATTTACTAGAGGTTTTAAAGACTTGGTAAATGCTAGATATGACAGATTCAACTCAAAATTTAATAATAAAACTCTAGATATTGAAGAAGCGTTGAATGATGCAGGAACAAGATTTGAAATAATTCTTGTCTATTCAGGTCAAACTCCCTTAGCAGATGAACCAAAAAGAGAATTGGATGATCTATTAGGTGAGATGAACGATTCATCAGATATTGTTAGTATGAGAGTTTATAATCAGGCAAATATATATAATATTATATCTCAAGGAGCATCTGGCAATCCTATAAATTTAGATGTTTGCCTGTTTGAGTGGGGACAAACAAAAGAACCCTATCAATCATATTATGGACAAGTATCTGCTAGGGAAGTAGCTGATTGGTGGACTAAACATTCTCCTAAATTGTTCTCTTCAAATATTAGGCTTTTTGTAAAAGATAGTGAAGTTAATGAAGGTATTATCAATACACTAAAAAAAGAACCGGAAAAATTTTGGTATTATAACAATGGCATAACAGCTTTGTGTTCTAGTATTGGGAAAAAACCGCTTGGCGGTAGTGGAAGAGACACGGGCATATTTGAATGTAAAGATGTCAAAGTAGTTAATGGCGCTCAGACTGTTGGATCGATAGCAAGAGCATATCAAAATTCTCCTGAGCAAGTTGAAAAAGCAAGAGTTCTTATTCGTTTTATCTCCTTAGAAAATTGTCCTGAAGAATTTGCTACAGAAATTACTCGATTCAACAATACTCAGAACCGAATTGATCGTCGAGAATTTGTAGCTCTCGATCCAGATCAAGAAAGAATAAAAAATGAACTTCACTTAGAAGGAATTATTTATACTTATAAGTCAGGTGAATCAATCCCAGATGGAGAAAAAGGTTTTGATTTAAATGAAGCTACAATTAGTCGAGCGTGCAAACAGAATGAAGTTTCTTTCGCCACGCGAGTTAAAGATAAAATTGGTGTTTTATGGGAAGATATAGAAAAACCTCCATACAAAACTCTCTTTAATAGATCAGTAAATGGTTCTAACCTTTGGAAATTAGTTCAAATCTTAAGAGTAGTAGAGAATAAATTATCAGAAGTACAAAAACAACGAGATGGAAGAGAAAAGTTATTTGCTACTCATAGTAATCGTCTCATACTACACCTGGTTTATAAAGCCTTACCAGAGAATTTTTTTAGCATATCATCTGATTTAACCCCAGTACAAATTGATGATATTCAATCCATGACCTCAGAGTTTTTGGGTAGTATTATGAGTGAAAGTAGCAACCTATTCCCAACTTCCTATCCGGCAAATATATTCAGAAATGTCACAAAATGCCAGGAAATTGTGGAAAAAATTTTAAATTGA